The following are encoded together in the Streptomyces flavofungini genome:
- a CDS encoding DeoR/GlpR family DNA-binding transcription regulator encodes MSENQNLLAEQRRALILDEVRRRGGVRVNELTRKLGVSDMTVRRDLDALARLGVLEKVHGGAVPVAEASTHEPGFEAKSGLELSAKEDIARTAATLVAPSTAIALSGGTTTYALAHQLLDVPDLTVVTNSVRVADVFHSAQRSSGQRQGAATVVLTGGVRTPSDSLVGPVADQAIAALHFDVLFLGVHGISAEAGLSTPNLAEAETNRRLVQSARRVVVVADHTKWGTVGLSSFATLGQVDTLVTDAGLPARARAEISEQLRRLLVAGAPADAVDTTGAPGSTGAADDENSADF; translated from the coding sequence GTGAGTGAGAATCAGAACCTCCTCGCGGAGCAGCGTCGCGCCCTGATCCTCGACGAGGTCCGCCGCCGCGGCGGCGTCCGGGTCAATGAACTCACCAGGAAGCTGGGCGTGTCGGACATGACCGTCCGCCGTGACCTGGACGCGCTCGCCCGCCTCGGGGTCCTGGAGAAGGTGCACGGCGGCGCCGTGCCGGTCGCCGAGGCCAGCACGCACGAGCCGGGCTTCGAGGCCAAGTCGGGCCTGGAGCTGAGCGCCAAGGAGGACATCGCGCGGACCGCGGCGACCCTGGTGGCACCGAGCACGGCCATCGCGCTCTCCGGCGGCACCACGACGTACGCGCTGGCCCATCAGCTGCTCGACGTCCCGGACCTGACGGTCGTGACGAACTCGGTGCGGGTCGCCGACGTCTTCCACTCCGCGCAGCGCAGCTCCGGGCAGCGCCAGGGCGCGGCCACGGTGGTCCTCACGGGCGGGGTGCGCACGCCGTCGGACTCGCTGGTGGGGCCGGTGGCCGACCAGGCGATCGCGGCACTCCACTTCGACGTGCTGTTCCTCGGCGTGCACGGCATATCGGCCGAGGCCGGTCTCTCCACGCCCAACCTCGCGGAGGCGGAGACAAACCGGCGTCTGGTGCAGTCCGCGCGCCGCGTGGTCGTGGTCGCCGACCACACCAAGTGGGGCACGGTGGGCCTGAGTTCGTTCGCGACGCTCGGCCAGGTGGACACGCTGGTGACGGACGCGGGGCTGCCTGCGCGGGCCCGCGCGGAGATCTCCGAGCAGCTCCGGCGGCTCCTGGTCGCGGGCGCGCCCGCGGACGCCGTGGACACCACCGGGGCCCCGGGGAGCACGGGCGCCGCTGACGACGAGAACTCCGCGGACTTCTGA
- a CDS encoding right-handed parallel beta-helix repeat-containing protein — protein MAQGTVQVTHTGTSRWRRRTGEYASLAAALEAAGDGDVLTVAPGTYRENLVVQRAVTLRGPEGSPGSVRIAPVDGVPLTVRASALVQDLHVEGQDSAAPALLIEDGAPELTDVRVMTRSAAGIEVRGGARPTLRRCTVDNPGGIGIGVLDGGGGVFEECEVVAAGQSGVAVRGGGHPRLERCRVHHASGAGLAVTGEGSGLEAVGCEVYEIKGSGVQVTARATAHLTDCDVHRTTSDGVTLDTDAVLTLADCRIHDIPENAVDLRSRSVLTLTRTTVREFGRNGLSVWDPGTRVDANQCEIHDSTGDYPAVWVSDGATAVLESCRVHDVPDALFVLDRGSRVDVIDSDLTQVRNTAVSVSDGATAQLDDVRIREAATGAWFRDHGSGGVLAGCTVDGTQTGVIVTKGADPTIERCTVTSPAEAGFYVSAGGRGSLDRCKVVGSGGYGFHVIDGCRTTLRRCRTERCARGGYEFAEDGPLVEDCTSDESASVRPAAPEPVTQTATQSAGLLGAVPARREPQEPVPTVPEQRSRSSKDVLGELDTLVGLESVKREVRALTDMIEVGRRRQEAGLKAASVRRHLVFTGSPGTGKTTVARLYGEILASLGVLERGHLVEVSRVDLVGEHIGSTAIRTQEAFERARGGVLFIDEAYALSPEDSGRDFGREAIDTLVKLMEDQRDAVVVIVAGYTAEMSRFLSVNPGVASRFSRTITFGDYTPEELLRIVEQQAEEHEYTLGPGTGEALLKYFTALPKGPAFGNGRTARQTFEAMVERHAGRVAQLGAPSTDDLTLLYSDDLPDLPDLL, from the coding sequence ATGGCACAGGGCACGGTCCAGGTGACGCACACCGGTACGTCGCGGTGGCGGCGCCGCACAGGCGAGTACGCATCGCTGGCGGCCGCCCTGGAGGCCGCGGGCGACGGCGACGTCCTGACGGTGGCCCCGGGGACGTACCGCGAGAACCTCGTCGTCCAGCGCGCGGTGACGCTGCGCGGCCCCGAGGGCTCCCCCGGTTCCGTGCGCATCGCCCCGGTGGACGGGGTGCCGCTGACGGTGCGGGCGTCCGCGCTCGTGCAGGACCTCCATGTGGAGGGGCAGGACTCGGCCGCGCCCGCGCTGCTCATCGAGGACGGCGCCCCGGAGCTGACGGACGTGCGGGTGATGACGCGTTCCGCCGCCGGGATCGAGGTGCGCGGCGGCGCCCGCCCGACGCTGCGCCGCTGCACGGTCGACAACCCGGGCGGCATCGGCATCGGCGTGCTCGACGGCGGCGGCGGGGTCTTCGAGGAGTGCGAGGTCGTCGCCGCGGGGCAGTCCGGCGTCGCGGTGCGCGGCGGCGGGCACCCGCGTCTCGAACGCTGCCGGGTGCACCACGCCTCGGGCGCCGGACTCGCCGTCACGGGCGAGGGCAGCGGCCTGGAGGCCGTCGGCTGCGAGGTGTACGAGATCAAGGGCTCGGGCGTGCAGGTCACCGCGCGTGCCACGGCGCACCTGACGGACTGCGACGTGCACCGCACCACGTCCGACGGCGTCACCCTCGACACCGACGCCGTCCTCACCCTCGCCGACTGCCGCATCCACGACATCCCGGAGAACGCCGTCGACCTGCGCTCGCGCTCGGTCCTGACGCTGACGCGCACCACGGTCCGCGAGTTCGGCCGCAACGGCCTGTCCGTGTGGGACCCCGGCACGCGCGTCGACGCCAACCAGTGCGAGATCCACGACAGCACGGGCGACTATCCGGCCGTGTGGGTCAGCGACGGCGCGACGGCCGTCCTGGAGTCGTGCCGCGTGCACGACGTGCCGGACGCGCTGTTCGTGCTCGACCGGGGTTCGCGCGTCGACGTCATAGACAGTGACCTCACCCAGGTGCGCAACACGGCGGTGTCCGTGAGCGACGGCGCCACGGCCCAACTGGACGACGTGCGCATCCGCGAGGCGGCCACCGGCGCGTGGTTCCGCGACCACGGCAGTGGCGGCGTCCTCGCCGGCTGCACGGTGGACGGCACCCAGACGGGCGTGATCGTCACCAAGGGCGCCGATCCCACGATCGAGCGGTGCACGGTCACCTCCCCCGCCGAGGCGGGCTTCTACGTCTCCGCGGGCGGCCGCGGCAGCCTGGACCGCTGCAAGGTGGTCGGCAGCGGCGGCTACGGCTTCCATGTGATCGACGGCTGCCGTACGACGCTGCGCAGGTGCCGCACGGAGCGCTGCGCGCGCGGAGGTTACGAGTTCGCGGAGGACGGGCCGCTCGTCGAGGACTGCACGAGCGACGAGAGCGCGAGCGTCCGCCCCGCCGCGCCGGAGCCGGTCACGCAGACCGCCACGCAGTCCGCGGGGCTGCTCGGCGCGGTGCCCGCCCGGCGCGAGCCGCAGGAGCCCGTCCCGACCGTGCCCGAGCAGCGGTCCCGCTCGTCGAAGGACGTGCTCGGCGAACTCGACACGCTGGTCGGCCTGGAGAGCGTCAAGCGCGAGGTGCGGGCCCTCACCGACATGATCGAGGTGGGACGGCGCCGCCAGGAGGCGGGCCTGAAGGCGGCCTCCGTCCGCCGCCACCTGGTGTTCACGGGCTCCCCCGGCACCGGCAAGACGACCGTCGCTCGGCTCTACGGCGAGATCCTCGCCTCGCTCGGCGTCCTGGAGCGCGGCCACCTCGTCGAGGTGTCCCGCGTGGACCTGGTCGGCGAGCACATCGGCTCGACGGCGATCCGCACCCAGGAGGCCTTCGAACGGGCCCGTGGCGGCGTGCTGTTCATCGACGAGGCGTACGCCCTCTCACCCGAGGACTCCGGGCGGGACTTCGGCCGCGAGGCCATCGACACGCTGGTGAAGCTGATGGAGGACCAGCGGGACGCGGTGGTGGTCATCGTCGCGGGCTACACCGCGGAGATGAGCCGGTTCCTGTCGGTCAACCCCGGTGTGGCGTCCCGCTTCTCGCGCACCATCACCTTCGGCGACTACACGCCCGAGGAGCTTTTGCGCATCGTCGAACAGCAGGCCGAGGAGCACGAGTACACACTCGGCCCCGGCACGGGCGAGGCTCTGCTCAAGTACTTCACGGCGTTGCCGAAGGGCCCGGCCTTCGGCAACGGCCGCACGGCGCGCCAGACGTTCGAGGCGATGGTGGAGCGCCACGCCGGCCGGGTCGCCCAGCTCGGCGCGCCGAGCACGGACGACCTCACCCTGCTGTACTCGGACGACCTGCCGGACCTTCCGGACCTGCTGTAA
- a CDS encoding Rv1733c family protein, translating to MRAIAGLWRWRHNPLRRATDLAEAWVALAALVLIVVAAPVAGAVAGSLTHDALLRSVQAQREARHHITATVLQKLDQPPLDPDPETSSSRDAHRRVLASWTGPDGSGRAGTVASDLKSPHPGDRFRIWTDAEGRVVGRPLDTATATTHAALAGLGAALACAGLVEGTRRLIVWRAVRRRFARWDQAWDKAGPDWGRAGTGA from the coding sequence GTGCGAGCGATCGCCGGACTCTGGCGCTGGCGCCACAATCCACTGCGCCGTGCCACCGATCTCGCCGAGGCCTGGGTGGCGCTCGCCGCCCTCGTGCTGATCGTCGTCGCGGCCCCCGTCGCCGGCGCGGTCGCAGGTTCGCTGACGCACGACGCGCTGCTGCGTTCGGTCCAGGCCCAGCGCGAGGCCCGGCACCACATCACCGCCACCGTCCTGCAGAAGCTCGACCAGCCCCCGCTCGACCCGGACCCCGAGACCTCCTCCTCGCGCGACGCGCACCGCCGGGTGCTCGCGAGCTGGACCGGACCTGACGGCTCGGGCCGCGCGGGCACGGTCGCCTCCGACCTCAAGTCCCCGCACCCGGGCGACCGCTTCCGGATCTGGACCGACGCCGAGGGCCGCGTCGTCGGCCGCCCCCTGGACACCGCGACGGCCACGACCCACGCCGCCCTGGCCGGCCTCGGCGCCGCCCTCGCCTGCGCCGGACTCGTCGAGGGCACCCGCCGCCTCATCGTCTGGCGCGCCGTCCGCCGCCGCTTCGCCCGCTGGGACCAGGCCTGGGACAAGGCGGGGCCGGACTGGGGCCGGGCCGGGACCGGCGCGTGA
- a CDS encoding MOSC domain-containing protein, giving the protein MSTSVPVSIHSIHIHPLKAAGGHAAREAVVEPWGLAGDRRWVLIDSAGRAVTQRPHPRLASAAVEPLPDGGIRVCAPGREPLIVGVPEPGQTAPVEFLRDKSEAVVADPAADAWFSAFLDLDVRLGYLDAPSTRRPVDAAYGRPGETVSFADAFPLLLTTLSSLDALNSLIAQGDHADEGPLPMNRFRPNVVVEGVAPWAEDDWSRLAIGAVEFRVARKCARCVVTTTDQRTAERGKEPLRTLARHRRSGDRLLFGLNLIPESTGTIRIGDQLKILE; this is encoded by the coding sequence ATGTCGACTTCCGTGCCCGTCTCGATCCACTCGATCCACATCCACCCGCTGAAGGCGGCCGGGGGGCACGCTGCGCGTGAGGCCGTCGTGGAGCCCTGGGGGCTCGCGGGTGACCGCAGATGGGTGTTGATCGACAGCGCGGGCCGAGCCGTCACGCAACGGCCCCACCCGCGCCTGGCGTCGGCCGCCGTCGAGCCGCTGCCCGACGGCGGCATACGCGTGTGCGCGCCCGGCAGGGAGCCGCTGATCGTCGGTGTCCCCGAGCCCGGGCAGACCGCGCCGGTGGAGTTCCTGCGGGACAAGTCCGAGGCAGTGGTCGCCGATCCCGCGGCGGACGCCTGGTTCAGCGCCTTCCTCGACCTCGACGTGCGCCTCGGGTACCTGGACGCCCCGTCGACGCGGCGCCCCGTCGACGCGGCGTACGGCAGGCCCGGTGAGACCGTCTCGTTCGCCGACGCCTTCCCGCTGCTGCTCACCACGCTGTCCTCGCTGGACGCGCTGAACTCCCTCATCGCGCAGGGCGACCACGCGGACGAGGGCCCGCTGCCGATGAACCGCTTCCGGCCGAACGTGGTCGTGGAAGGCGTCGCGCCGTGGGCGGAGGACGACTGGTCGCGCCTCGCCATCGGCGCGGTGGAGTTCCGCGTGGCCAGGAAGTGCGCGCGGTGCGTCGTCACGACCACCGACCAGCGCACCGCCGAGCGCGGCAAAGAGCCGCTGCGCACCCTCGCCCGCCACCGCCGCAGCGGTGACCGGTTGCTCTTCGGTCTGAATCTGATCCCGGAATCGACCGGAACCATTCGAATCGGTGACCAGCTGAAGATCCTCGAATGA
- a CDS encoding DUF6643 family protein produces the protein MTSPRSTYGGGYYSAPSFPDTPIYDSLVAERGTPQIAPIRVPSAYDTGSHLPALPAALPALPSGPSGYPAAAMAQAPVPTAAHPNPAYGYAPAPQPAPLQQAPAPYIPQQAGAPRGYPGPQQQRPVGGTGYEAMRPAAPRPAPAPHEDPHNRQYRGY, from the coding sequence ATGACCTCCCCCCGCTCCACCTATGGCGGCGGTTACTACTCCGCGCCGTCCTTCCCGGACACCCCGATCTACGACTCGCTGGTCGCCGAGCGGGGCACCCCGCAGATCGCCCCGATCCGGGTCCCCTCCGCGTACGACACGGGCAGCCACCTCCCCGCCCTCCCGGCAGCGCTGCCCGCCCTGCCCTCCGGCCCCTCGGGCTACCCCGCGGCCGCCATGGCCCAGGCGCCCGTGCCCACCGCGGCCCACCCGAACCCGGCGTACGGCTACGCCCCAGCCCCGCAGCCCGCACCGCTGCAACAGGCCCCGGCGCCGTACATCCCGCAGCAGGCCGGCGCCCCGCGCGGCTACCCCGGCCCCCAGCAGCAGCGCCCCGTGGGCGGCACGGGTTACGAGGCGATGCGTCCCGCCGCGCCCCGCCCGGCCCCGGCCCCGCACGAGGACCCGCACAACCGGCAGTACCGGGGCTACTGA
- a CDS encoding TerD family protein, translating to MGADMSMAKGSNVPVPAPAVRVELGWGTGPGVPDADASALLLDASGKVRSDADFVFYNQATHASGAVRHEGKQSTGGGVTDALVVDLARVEPGVETVVLAASSDGGSFGKVPGLHVRVVDAASGAEIARYDSADATVETAFVLGELYRRQGAWKFRAVGQGYSSGLEGLATDYGITVDEPQQAAPAAPAPAPAAPTPPPAPPVAAPAPPVAAPAPASPPPPAPPAQPVRLTKVTLTKEAPSVSLTKQGGTSGALRVNLNWEVRKQFKGWASKLGRAVAMHADLDLDLCALFELSDGRKGVVQALGNAFGALHQPPYILLDGDDRTGAVSTGENLTVNLDHSNELKRLVIFVTIYEGARSFADLNATVTLTPQHGAPIEFSLDECTVPSTVCALALITNNGGELTVQREARYLVPERGVSPQRTIDYAYGWGMNWTPGRK from the coding sequence ATGGGGGCAGACATGTCAATGGCCAAAGGTTCGAATGTTCCCGTCCCGGCACCCGCGGTGCGGGTCGAATTGGGATGGGGAACCGGGCCGGGGGTCCCGGACGCCGACGCCTCCGCCCTGTTGCTCGACGCCTCCGGCAAGGTGCGCTCGGACGCGGACTTCGTCTTCTACAACCAGGCGACGCACGCCTCCGGCGCGGTGCGCCACGAGGGCAAGCAGTCCACTGGCGGCGGCGTGACCGACGCGCTGGTCGTCGACCTCGCGCGCGTGGAGCCCGGTGTGGAGACCGTGGTGCTCGCCGCGTCCTCGGACGGCGGCTCGTTCGGCAAGGTCCCCGGCCTGCACGTGCGGGTCGTCGACGCCGCGAGCGGCGCGGAGATCGCGCGGTACGACAGCGCGGACGCCACCGTCGAGACGGCCTTCGTGCTCGGCGAGCTGTACCGCCGGCAGGGCGCGTGGAAGTTCCGCGCCGTCGGCCAGGGCTACAGCAGCGGCCTCGAAGGCCTGGCCACGGACTACGGCATCACGGTCGACGAGCCCCAGCAGGCGGCCCCCGCCGCACCGGCCCCCGCGCCCGCCGCGCCCACCCCGCCGCCCGCGCCGCCGGTCGCCGCCCCCGCGCCCCCCGTCGCCGCGCCCGCCCCCGCGTCCCCGCCGCCCCCCGCCCCGCCCGCCCAGCCGGTGCGCCTCACCAAGGTCACGCTGACCAAGGAGGCGCCGTCGGTCTCCCTGACCAAGCAGGGCGGCACCTCCGGCGCACTGCGGGTCAACCTCAACTGGGAGGTGCGCAAGCAGTTCAAGGGCTGGGCCAGCAAGCTCGGCCGGGCCGTCGCCATGCACGCGGACCTCGACCTCGACCTGTGCGCGCTCTTCGAGCTGTCCGACGGCCGCAAGGGCGTCGTCCAGGCGCTCGGCAACGCCTTCGGCGCGCTGCACCAGCCGCCGTACATCCTCCTCGACGGCGACGACCGCACCGGCGCGGTGTCGACCGGCGAGAACCTGACGGTCAACCTGGACCACTCGAACGAACTGAAGCGCCTGGTCATCTTCGTGACCATCTACGAGGGCGCGCGCAGCTTCGCCGACCTGAACGCCACGGTCACCCTGACCCCACAGCACGGCGCGCCCATCGAGTTCTCCCTCGACGAGTGCACGGTGCCGTCCACGGTCTGCGCCCTCGCGCTCATCACCAACAACGGCGGGGAACTCACCGTCCAGCGCGAGGCCCGCTACCTGGTGCCCGAGCGCGGTGTCAGCCCGCAGCGGACCATCGACTACGCCTACGGGTGGGGCATGAACTGGACCCCCGGCCGGAAGTGA
- a CDS encoding glycosyltransferase: MSAVVWIAAASLAAWLWLLVGQGFFWRTGDRLPRRRDPKQWPRVAVVVPARDEAEVLPTSLPSLLGQDYPGHAEVFLVDDGSSDGTGVLAQTLAERHGGLPLTVASPGEVPAGWTGKLWAVRHGMALARAREPDFLLLTDADIAHRPDSLRVLVAAATTGGYDLVSLMARLRVVSLWERLVVPAFVYFFAQLYPFRWIARRGGRTAAAAGGCVLLRADAAERARVPDAIRHAVIDDVALARAVKRSGGHIWLGLADRVDSVRPYPRLADLWRMVARSAYAQLRHNPALLVGTVAGLAVVYLAPPVALFAGLATGTAGAVVCGGLAWLVMTATYLPMLRYYRQPAWLALTLPATAFLYLLMTVDSAVQHYRGRGAAWKGRTYARPDTTAPEETLP, encoded by the coding sequence ATGAGCGCTGTTGTGTGGATCGCCGCCGCCTCGCTCGCCGCGTGGCTGTGGCTGCTGGTCGGGCAGGGTTTCTTCTGGCGTACGGGAGACCGGCTGCCGCGGCGCCGGGACCCCAAGCAGTGGCCGAGAGTGGCGGTGGTCGTCCCGGCCCGGGACGAGGCCGAGGTCCTGCCGACCAGCCTGCCGTCGCTGCTCGGGCAGGACTATCCGGGACACGCCGAGGTGTTCCTCGTCGACGACGGCAGCAGCGACGGCACGGGCGTCCTAGCCCAGACCCTGGCGGAGCGGCACGGCGGCCTTCCCCTGACCGTCGCCTCGCCCGGCGAGGTGCCCGCGGGCTGGACCGGCAAGCTCTGGGCGGTGCGGCACGGCATGGCCCTGGCCCGCGCGCGGGAGCCCGATTTCCTGCTGCTCACCGACGCGGACATCGCGCACAGGCCGGACAGTCTGCGGGTGTTGGTGGCCGCGGCCACGACGGGCGGCTACGACCTCGTGTCGCTGATGGCGCGGCTGCGGGTGGTCAGCCTGTGGGAACGGCTCGTCGTCCCCGCGTTCGTCTACTTCTTCGCGCAGCTGTACCCGTTCCGCTGGATCGCGCGGAGGGGCGGGCGGACCGCGGCGGCGGCCGGCGGCTGTGTGCTGCTGCGCGCGGACGCGGCCGAGCGGGCCCGGGTCCCCGACGCGATCCGGCACGCCGTCATCGACGACGTGGCGCTCGCCCGCGCGGTCAAGCGGTCGGGCGGGCACATCTGGCTGGGGCTCGCCGACCGTGTCGACAGCGTGCGGCCCTATCCGCGGCTCGCGGACCTGTGGCGGATGGTGGCGCGCAGCGCGTACGCCCAGTTGCGGCACAATCCGGCGCTGCTCGTCGGGACGGTGGCCGGGCTCGCCGTGGTGTATCTGGCGCCGCCGGTGGCCCTGTTCGCGGGTCTCGCGACGGGCACGGCGGGCGCCGTGGTGTGCGGTGGTCTCGCGTGGCTGGTGATGACGGCGACGTACCTGCCGATGCTCCGGTACTACCGCCAGCCGGCGTGGCTGGCCCTCACGCTGCCCGCCACCGCGTTCCTGTACCTCCTGATGACCGTGGACTCCGCGGTGCAGCACTACCGGGGGCGCGGCGCGGCCTGGAAGGGGCGCACGTACGCGCGCCCCGACACGACCGCGCCGGAGGAGACCCTCCCCTAG
- a CDS encoding glutamate racemase: MDSGIGLLAAAAAVRRLHPGADLVLSSDPDTMPWGNAPEKVKGLALAAAEAAAAHRPDALIVACNTASVHALPALRARLEPELPVIGTVPAIKPAAATGGPVAIWATPATTGSPYQRGLIEEFAAGVSVTEVPCPGLADAVQEADEEAITRAIEAAAALTPPEVTTVVLGCTHYELVAERIRAAVRQRDAQPLVLLGSAEAVVAQALRRIRERDVVDADGPAENAYDPEDAEDTEGTLTVLLGGREAALPSAALTYAEGRLLAASDPLLKA; this comes from the coding sequence ATGGACTCCGGTATCGGACTGCTCGCCGCGGCCGCGGCGGTACGGCGCCTGCACCCCGGCGCCGATCTCGTCCTCTCCTCCGACCCGGACACGATGCCCTGGGGCAACGCGCCCGAGAAGGTCAAGGGGCTGGCCCTCGCCGCCGCCGAGGCCGCCGCCGCGCACCGCCCCGACGCGCTGATCGTGGCCTGCAACACCGCGTCCGTGCACGCCCTGCCCGCGCTGCGCGCCCGCCTGGAGCCCGAACTGCCCGTCATCGGCACCGTCCCGGCGATCAAGCCCGCGGCGGCCACCGGCGGCCCGGTCGCGATCTGGGCCACGCCCGCCACCACCGGCAGCCCCTACCAGCGCGGCCTCATCGAGGAGTTCGCCGCGGGCGTCAGCGTCACCGAGGTGCCCTGCCCCGGCCTCGCCGACGCCGTGCAGGAGGCCGACGAGGAAGCCATCACGCGCGCCATCGAGGCCGCCGCCGCCCTCACCCCGCCCGAGGTGACAACCGTCGTCCTGGGCTGCACCCATTACGAGCTGGTCGCCGAACGCATCCGCGCCGCCGTGCGGCAGCGGGACGCGCAGCCCCTCGTCCTGCTCGGCTCGGCCGAGGCCGTCGTCGCCCAGGCGCTGCGCCGGATCCGCGAACGGGACGTCGTCGACGCGGACGGCCCGGCGGAGAACGCGTACGACCCCGAAGACGCAGAAGACACCGAAGGCACCCTCACGGTGCTCCTCGGTGGCCGTGAGGCCGCGCTCCCGAGCGCCGCGCTCACGTACGCGGAAGGGCGGCTCCTCGCGGCGTCCGACCCGCTCCTGAAGGCCTGA
- a CDS encoding O-antigen ligase family protein, with protein sequence MKASATPVAATAAGWGVERRGAADVGGMALLAVCAAWALVTTGVRGGRPDGVLLAVLAVAAGYAGGRVAGALLPVAAPCVGALAGVGLAAAAPHVTPGPVSSSPLGPIGATAALLALAAGAACCAAWSAHGAGLRAGLRVFAAGIVLAAALLGSTAGVIACAGIVLCSLAAGIVRSRGLGLSGFAVAAAVVTGLAWAVARGALPEGLSSSLEGQLGPYRVRAWQDAEGLAGAHPALGVGPGRFGDAAPAAAEGVLVDDKPHSALLQQGAEQGFVGVALLAAAFCWLLFALWRSPRPTQVVLSAGAALTALAGVATVGNALSVTSVTVGAGLLAGIATARPLTAEADDPGRVRPARSRGDRGGPG encoded by the coding sequence ATGAAGGCATCCGCGACGCCCGTGGCGGCCACGGCGGCCGGCTGGGGCGTGGAGCGGCGCGGCGCCGCGGACGTCGGCGGCATGGCGCTGCTCGCGGTGTGCGCCGCCTGGGCGCTGGTCACGACCGGGGTGCGGGGCGGCAGGCCGGACGGTGTGCTGCTCGCGGTCCTCGCGGTGGCCGCCGGGTACGCGGGCGGGCGGGTCGCGGGGGCGTTGCTGCCGGTCGCCGCGCCCTGCGTGGGGGCGCTCGCCGGCGTCGGCCTCGCGGCGGCGGCACCGCACGTCACGCCGGGGCCCGTCAGTTCCTCGCCGCTCGGGCCCATCGGGGCCACCGCCGCGCTGCTCGCCCTGGCGGCCGGCGCGGCCTGCTGTGCGGCGTGGTCGGCGCACGGGGCGGGGCTGCGGGCCGGTCTGCGGGTGTTCGCGGCCGGGATCGTCCTCGCGGCCGCGCTGCTGGGGTCGACGGCCGGGGTGATCGCGTGCGCGGGGATCGTGCTGTGTTCGCTCGCCGCGGGGATCGTGCGCAGCCGGGGGCTCGGGCTCAGCGGGTTCGCGGTGGCCGCCGCGGTGGTGACGGGGCTCGCCTGGGCCGTCGCGCGCGGGGCGCTGCCGGAGGGGCTGAGCTCGTCCCTGGAGGGGCAGCTCGGCCCGTACCGGGTGCGGGCGTGGCAGGACGCGGAGGGGCTCGCGGGCGCGCATCCGGCGCTCGGCGTGGGCCCTGGACGGTTCGGTGACGCGGCTCCGGCGGCCGCCGAGGGCGTGCTCGTGGACGACAAGCCGCATTCGGCGCTGTTGCAGCAGGGGGCCGAGCAGGGGTTCGTGGGGGTGGCGCTGCTCGCGGCCGCGTTCTGCTGGCTCCTCTTCGCGCTGTGGCGCTCGCCGCGCCCCACGCAGGTCGTCCTCTCGGCGGGCGCGGCCCTGACAGCGCTCGCGGGGGTGGCGACGGTCGGCAACGCGCTGAGCGTGACGTCCGTGACGGTGGGCGCGGGCCTGCTCGCGGGCATCGCCACGGCCCGCCCGCTGACCGCGGAGGCGGACGACCCGGGCCGGGTCAGACCGGCGCGCTCCCGGGGAGACCGAGGCGGTCCCGGATGA